The Apodemus sylvaticus chromosome 5, mApoSyl1.1, whole genome shotgun sequence genome has a segment encoding these proteins:
- the Cstf1 gene encoding cleavage stimulation factor subunit 1 → MYRTKVGLKDRQQLYKLIISQLLYDGYISIANGLINEIKPQSVCAPSEQLLHLIKLGMENDDTAVQYAIGRSDTVAPGTGIDLEFDADVQTMSPEASEYETCYVTSHKGPCRVATYSRDGQLIATGSADASIKILDTERMLAKSAMPIEVMMNETAQQNMENHPVIRTLYDHVDEVTCLAFHPTEQILASGSRDYTLKLFDYSKPSAKRAFKYIQEAEMLRSISFHPSGDFVLVGTQHPTLRLYDINTFQCFVSCNPQDQHTDAICSVNYNPSANMYVTGSKDGCIKLWDGVSNRCITTFEKAHDGAEVCSAIFSKNSKYILSSGKDSVAKLWEISTGRTLVRYTGAGLSGRQVHRTQAVFNHTEDYILLPDERTISLCCWDSRTAERRNLLSLGHNNIVRCIVHSPTNPGFMTCSDDFRARFWYRRSTTD, encoded by the exons ATGTACAGAACCAAAGTGGGCTTGAAGGACCGCCAGCAGCTCTACAAGCTGATCATCAGCCAGCTGCTGTATGACGGTTACATCAGCATCGCCAATGGCCTCATCAATGAGATCAAGCCCCAGTCAGTGTGCGCACCCTCGGAGCAGCTCCTGCATCTCATCAAGCTAG GGATGGAGAATGATGACACTGCAGTTCAGTATGCCATTGGTCGCTCGGACACGGTCGCCCCGGGCACAGGGATCGACCTGGAGTTTGATGCAGATGTCCAAACAATGTCACCCGAGGCTTCCGAGTATGAAACCTGTTATGTCACTTCCCACAAAGGCCCATGCCGCGTGGCCACCTATAGCAGAGATGGGCAGTTAATAGCCACCGGATCTGCTGACGCTTCCATAAAGATACTGGACACAGAAAGAATGCTGGCCAAAAGTGCCATGCCGATCGAG GTCATGATGAATGAGACTGCGCAACAGAACATGGAGAACCACCCAGTGATTCGAACTCTTTACGACCACGTGGATGAAGTCACTTGTCTTGCTTTTCACCCAACAGAACAGATCCTGGCCTCGGGCTCAAGGGATTATACTCTAAAACTATTTGATTATTCCAAACCATCTGCAAAAAGAGCCTTCAAATACATCCAG GAAGCGGAGATGCTGCGCTCCATCTCCTTCCACCCTTCTGGAGACTTCGTCCTCGTTGGAACTCAGCACCCCACGCTCCGCCTGTATGACATCAACACCTTCCAGTGCTTTGTCTCCTGCAATCCCCAGGACCAGCACACCGATGCCATCTGTTCCGTCAACTATAACCCCAGTGCCAACATGTACGTCACTGGCAGCAAGGACGGCTGCATCAAGCTGTGGGATGGCGTCTCCAATCGCTGCATCACAACCTTTGAGAAGGCTCACGATGGGGCAGAAGTCTGTTCTGCCATTTTCTCCAAGAATTCCAAGTACATCCTCTCAAGTGGAAAAGACTCTGTAGCTAAACTCTGGGAGATATCCACGGGACGGACACTCGTGAGGTACACAG GCGCGGGTCTGAGCGGACGACAAGTGCACCGCACACAGGCTGTGTTCAACCACACCGAGGACTATATTTTGCTGCCGGACGAAAGGACCATCAGCCTGTGCTGCTGGGACTCTAGGACAGCTGAGCGCAGGAACCTGCTGTCCCTGGGCCACAACAACATCGTGCGCTGCATAGTGCACTCTCCCACCAACCCTGGCTTCATGACGTGCAGCGATGATTTCCGAGCTCGCTTCTGGTACCGGAGGTCCACTACTGACTGA